In Edaphobacter paludis, a single window of DNA contains:
- a CDS encoding beta-xylosidase, which yields MRKLAMTLFCAAAIQAAAQAPPANPVSVQVDLAKPSGTYKPIYSWFGYDESNYTTMKYGQQLLTELHDLSPAPVYIRAHHLLTSGNGVAELKWSSSNVFSVDANGKPVYDFTITDKTFDEFQKAGVRPVVELGFMPKDLAANVPGVSEYQVRYPKNTISGASNNPPRDYALWGELVRRYTEHLVQRYGKEKVSTWYFEVWNEPDIGYWHGTPEEYYKLYDYAVDGVRKALPNAIVGGPASTGPASEKAAAFLNNFLKHCLNDKSAANGQAVPLDFISFHPKGQPTVIDGHVQMGLSHELKAVAKGFSIVASYPKYAHLPIILSEADPEGCAACSMKVNPANAYRNGPLYPAYTATAIKALFDLQDQYKVNLIAMLSWSFEFEGKDYFEGFRTLSTNGIDKPILNVFRMAGLMSGERVSTSSTGQVSLNDILSSGVRSSDDVDAFATKGDHEAAVMLWNYHDDDVPAAGSEVKVTIAGIPPNVKRVLLEHYRIDDTHSNSYHVWKAMGSPQTPTDAQYAQLKESGQLELLRSPTWLDVSAGKVTVVTALPRQATSLMHLKW from the coding sequence ATGCGTAAGCTTGCAATGACCCTGTTCTGCGCCGCTGCCATTCAGGCTGCGGCGCAGGCTCCTCCAGCAAATCCGGTATCTGTTCAGGTCGATCTTGCGAAGCCTTCGGGGACTTACAAGCCCATCTATAGCTGGTTTGGATACGACGAATCGAACTACACAACAATGAAGTATGGCCAGCAGTTGCTGACTGAGTTGCACGATCTCAGCCCGGCACCCGTGTATATTCGCGCCCATCATCTGTTGACTTCGGGTAATGGCGTTGCCGAATTGAAGTGGAGTTCTTCGAATGTATTTAGTGTGGATGCAAATGGAAAGCCGGTATATGACTTCACCATTACGGATAAGACCTTCGACGAGTTTCAGAAAGCTGGAGTCCGTCCGGTAGTGGAGCTGGGCTTTATGCCGAAAGACCTCGCTGCAAACGTCCCGGGCGTAAGTGAATATCAGGTCCGCTATCCGAAGAACACAATCTCCGGTGCATCCAACAATCCGCCAAGAGACTATGCGCTTTGGGGAGAACTGGTGCGGCGATACACGGAACATCTGGTCCAACGCTATGGAAAGGAAAAGGTCAGCACATGGTACTTCGAGGTTTGGAACGAGCCTGATATCGGTTACTGGCATGGCACGCCAGAGGAGTATTACAAGCTCTACGATTATGCTGTGGATGGGGTTCGCAAAGCGCTACCGAACGCCATCGTAGGGGGCCCGGCGAGCACTGGCCCTGCTTCGGAGAAAGCTGCTGCCTTTCTGAATAACTTTCTCAAGCATTGCCTGAACGACAAGAGCGCCGCCAATGGACAGGCAGTACCTCTTGATTTCATCTCATTTCATCCCAAAGGACAGCCGACGGTTATCGATGGCCATGTGCAGATGGGGCTTTCCCATGAATTGAAGGCAGTGGCAAAGGGCTTCAGTATTGTGGCGAGCTATCCCAAGTACGCCCATCTTCCTATCATTCTTAGCGAGGCCGATCCAGAAGGCTGTGCTGCCTGCTCGATGAAAGTGAACCCGGCAAACGCATATCGCAATGGTCCGCTGTATCCGGCATACACGGCCACAGCGATCAAGGCCCTGTTCGATCTGCAGGACCAATACAAGGTAAATCTGATCGCAATGCTCTCCTGGTCATTCGAGTTTGAGGGCAAGGATTACTTTGAGGGATTCCGTACGCTGTCAACCAACGGAATCGATAAGCCCATTCTGAATGTCTTTCGTATGGCTGGTCTGATGTCGGGTGAACGAGTCAGCACCAGTAGCACGGGACAGGTTTCGTTGAACGACATTCTCAGCTCGGGGGTGAGGAGCAGCGATGACGTGGATGCTTTCGCAACAAAGGGCGATCATGAAGCAGCCGTGATGCTCTGGAACTACCACGACGATGACGTTCCGGCGGCCGGCTCGGAAGTGAAGGTGACCATTGCGGGAATTCCCCCGAATGTAAAGCGAGTGTTGTTGGAGCACTATCGGATCGACGACACGCACAGCAATTCTTATCATGTCTGGAAGGCGATGGGATCGCCGCAGACGCCGACTGACGCGCAATATGCGCAGTTGAAAGAGTCAGGACAACTGGAGCTTCTGCGTTCTCCAACGTGGCTGGATGTGAGCGCTGGCAAGGTGACGGTTGTCACGGCACTCCCACGTCAGGCCACTTCGCTGATGCACTTGAAATGGTGA
- a CDS encoding carboxypeptidase-like regulatory domain-containing protein: protein MIKIDRRVAMGLITACLVLFLCAPGAKAQVETGRFVGQITDPQGALVPNAVVKATNLGTNIVQTATTNSSGEFVITPVQAGVYNLTVTAKGFSVVSTSNVEVQVGQVVREDLALQLGAETTTIDVTVETPLLSTDTATIGTVITNQQLTSLPLNGRGFFRLAELTPGAALLPPTGNSLAIRPEVVDGNTISGIRGSAISFLLDGVDVSEQHQGGTFIQTSIDALQEFSVQQSPYSAEYNRGGAFFNATTKSGTNKFHGGIFEFIRNDKLDARNYFSATRAILKRNQFGGAIGGPLSIPHLYSGKDRTFFFLDYEAQRLRQGLVINSIVPTDAERNGDFSAPGLKPIYDPLTTTTTGTTTTRNQISCNGVLNVICPSRIPSQAVAVLAYIPHANSGASSFKAVPSQAIDWDQFTIRIDHQINSSNRLFGRWVYVNNREVDPNAAPALKTASLTSNGQDIAVGLITNIGANKVQDFRVHYLPSHVRLAAFLQGPDFNGVNGIQGFSGLLRPGTGGSFPDYSFSGYSALQGSAFDQRPKSQDRTVFEPTDTFTILKGKHSLKFGVLVRYYQWIGYDSSNYAGIFNFTGIETQNPTATPTKPAGGDAFADFLLGYPASVARAYPGNNFGGQRWYHQYFAQDDIRVNGRLTVNVGLRYEYSPWLNGYKGQLGTFDPTQSKPIIVESNTDKVDLSSQYAAPAAYQFFGKYIQTSSQAGLPYSITYTDRTQFGPRVGFAWRPLGNDTVVRGGFGIFYEPEGTGGRVNRNILPFLLSETVNQTQNVVPTRTTANFFLGSQLGSATANPSLLPTLTHLKVGSNQHYSLGVQQQLSPKTVFDIAYVGNHGVHLQSTDDFNDPTPAPGGVQARRPYQPWGTITYQSQDLGTTYQSLQTKIEHRAGNGLTGLISYTWSKFMQSNQSPAIGGNQGYERTYSPYNTPQNLAISGTYQLPVGRGRKYMGNSNRVVDAALGGWQVQTIIVLRSGTPYTPVVSSDRANTGVGGQRPNLNPAGGSRTFHQTLTNWFDKTKYVVAPQYTYGQVRANTLQSDAFRQYDASIFKDFAMPGESTLSFRAEFFNLPNTTSFNAPSSTIDASSCCTITSTSIPSRDIQFALKYNF, encoded by the coding sequence ATGATAAAGATCGATCGCCGCGTCGCAATGGGTCTCATAACAGCATGCCTGGTTCTTTTTCTCTGCGCTCCAGGAGCGAAGGCCCAGGTAGAGACAGGCCGATTCGTAGGGCAGATCACCGATCCTCAGGGAGCGCTGGTGCCGAATGCGGTGGTCAAAGCGACCAATCTTGGAACCAATATCGTGCAGACAGCCACCACAAATTCCAGCGGCGAATTTGTGATTACTCCGGTGCAGGCCGGAGTCTATAACCTGACCGTTACAGCCAAAGGTTTTTCGGTTGTTAGTACGTCAAACGTCGAAGTGCAGGTCGGCCAAGTGGTCCGTGAAGACCTTGCGCTACAGTTAGGCGCCGAGACTACGACGATTGATGTGACGGTGGAGACGCCGCTGCTCAGCACTGATACGGCGACGATAGGGACTGTTATCACCAATCAACAGTTGACGAGCCTGCCTCTGAACGGCCGTGGGTTTTTCCGGCTGGCGGAACTTACGCCGGGCGCGGCCTTGCTGCCGCCGACGGGCAATTCGCTGGCGATCCGGCCAGAGGTGGTGGATGGGAATACGATCAGCGGTATTCGGGGCAGCGCGATCTCCTTTCTGCTGGATGGCGTAGACGTGAGTGAACAACACCAGGGCGGCACGTTCATCCAGACCTCGATCGACGCGCTACAGGAGTTCAGCGTGCAGCAGAGCCCATATTCCGCGGAGTACAACCGCGGAGGCGCGTTTTTCAACGCAACCACTAAATCCGGCACGAATAAGTTTCACGGCGGCATATTCGAATTCATTCGCAACGACAAGCTGGATGCGCGCAACTACTTCTCCGCTACCCGCGCCATCTTGAAGCGCAATCAGTTCGGGGGCGCTATTGGCGGCCCACTGTCGATTCCTCATCTGTACAGCGGGAAAGACAGAACATTCTTCTTCCTTGACTATGAAGCGCAAAGGCTTCGTCAGGGACTGGTCATCAACAGCATTGTGCCGACAGATGCCGAACGAAATGGGGACTTCAGTGCGCCGGGGTTGAAACCAATCTATGATCCGCTGACAACCACAACGACTGGCACGACCACGACGCGCAACCAGATCAGTTGTAATGGAGTGCTCAACGTTATCTGCCCATCGCGGATTCCATCGCAGGCAGTGGCGGTACTGGCCTATATTCCACATGCAAACAGCGGTGCAAGCAGCTTCAAGGCAGTTCCGTCACAAGCGATCGACTGGGACCAGTTCACCATACGAATCGACCATCAGATCAATTCCTCCAACCGCCTTTTCGGACGCTGGGTGTACGTCAATAATCGCGAGGTTGACCCTAACGCCGCGCCAGCGCTAAAGACGGCATCGCTGACCTCAAACGGACAAGACATCGCCGTAGGCCTCATCACAAATATTGGCGCGAATAAGGTTCAGGACTTCCGCGTCCATTACCTTCCCAGCCATGTGCGGCTCGCTGCATTCCTGCAAGGGCCTGATTTCAACGGGGTGAATGGCATTCAGGGATTCAGCGGGTTACTTCGGCCAGGGACTGGCGGATCCTTCCCGGACTATTCCTTCAGTGGGTACAGCGCTCTACAGGGCTCGGCCTTCGATCAACGTCCCAAGTCGCAGGACCGTACCGTGTTTGAACCGACGGACACATTCACAATTCTCAAGGGAAAGCATTCTCTAAAGTTTGGAGTGCTAGTCCGCTACTATCAGTGGATTGGGTATGACAGCTCAAACTACGCCGGCATCTTCAACTTTACCGGCATCGAGACACAGAACCCGACTGCCACTCCAACGAAGCCTGCCGGTGGGGATGCGTTCGCGGATTTCCTGCTTGGGTATCCAGCCTCTGTGGCCCGTGCCTACCCAGGGAATAACTTTGGCGGACAACGCTGGTATCACCAGTACTTTGCCCAGGATGACATTCGAGTGAACGGAAGGCTTACGGTGAACGTCGGTCTGCGGTACGAGTATTCGCCGTGGCTGAATGGTTATAAAGGACAGCTGGGCACGTTCGATCCGACGCAGTCCAAGCCGATCATCGTTGAGAGCAATACGGATAAGGTCGACCTATCGTCGCAATATGCTGCTCCTGCCGCCTACCAGTTTTTCGGCAAGTATATACAGACCAGCAGCCAGGCAGGGCTTCCTTATTCGATTACGTATACCGACCGCACTCAATTTGGCCCCAGAGTAGGATTTGCATGGCGTCCTTTGGGCAACGATACAGTTGTTCGCGGCGGCTTCGGGATTTTCTATGAGCCTGAAGGAACCGGTGGTCGAGTCAATCGCAATATTCTACCGTTCCTGTTGTCGGAGACGGTCAATCAGACGCAGAATGTTGTCCCGACCCGGACGACAGCGAATTTCTTTCTCGGCTCGCAACTTGGTTCTGCGACTGCAAATCCATCGCTTCTGCCGACACTGACTCATTTGAAGGTCGGTTCAAACCAGCACTATAGTCTCGGTGTGCAGCAGCAACTCTCGCCTAAGACGGTATTCGATATCGCTTATGTAGGCAATCACGGAGTCCATCTACAGAGTACGGACGACTTCAACGATCCGACGCCGGCTCCCGGTGGAGTACAGGCGCGACGCCCTTACCAGCCCTGGGGAACGATCACTTATCAATCTCAGGATCTTGGAACGACCTATCAGTCACTGCAGACGAAGATTGAGCATCGTGCAGGCAATGGTCTGACGGGGTTGATCTCGTATACCTGGTCCAAGTTCATGCAGTCGAACCAATCGCCTGCGATTGGCGGCAATCAGGGGTATGAGAGGACCTATTCTCCGTACAACACCCCTCAGAATCTGGCGATCAGTGGAACCTATCAGTTGCCGGTAGGAAGAGGCAGAAAATACATGGGGAACAGCAACAGGGTTGTGGATGCGGCGTTAGGTGGATGGCAGGTCCAGACGATTATTGTTTTGCGTAGCGGAACTCCCTATACACCCGTGGTCTCGTCGGACAGGGCGAATACCGGTGTTGGCGGCCAGCGGCCGAATCTGAATCCCGCCGGAGGGTCGCGGACGTTCCATCAGACGTTGACGAACTGGTTCGACAAGACGAAATATGTCGTGGCCCCGCAGTATACCTATGGACAGGTCCGCGCGAATACACTGCAATCGGACGCCTTCCGCCAATACGATGCGTCAATCTTCAAGGACTTTGCAATGCCGGGAGAGTCTACACTCTCTTTCCGCGCCGAATTCTTCAACCTGCCAAATACGACCAGCTTCAATGCCCCAAGTTCGACGATTGACGCCTCGTCTTGCTGCACGATAACTTCAACCTCTATTCCCTCGCGCGATATTCAATTTGCGCTCAAGTACAACTTCTAA
- a CDS encoding FadR/GntR family transcriptional regulator: protein MNGRRKSPIDDSEHILRNKDDVTHLLILRFQQLLSDGVLAPGTKLPSERELAANFGVARSSLRQALKVLEIMGVITQKVGDGSYLNKDASSVLAVPMEFLFLLDDTSLQELTEMRLMMEPALAAKAAERANSQHIALLRQSIVDLEQSKHDRVKLVAADILFHRAIFQASGNRLVGRLFHTIHRAMLNMIMVTSQLVDLEHTLHFHKPILDAIEQRNPELAARLMTDHLNDAQDLLLHSRDQERSRKLRDHLAASSSLHKRPAKAAPKSTGRSKAKKTPTRIHS from the coding sequence ATGAATGGAAGACGGAAGTCTCCGATCGACGATAGTGAACACATTCTTCGCAATAAGGATGATGTCACTCACCTGCTCATTCTCCGTTTCCAGCAACTGCTGAGCGATGGCGTACTCGCTCCAGGCACAAAGCTCCCGTCCGAGCGCGAACTGGCCGCAAATTTTGGAGTCGCGCGGTCATCTCTGCGTCAGGCGCTCAAGGTCCTGGAGATCATGGGCGTCATAACGCAGAAGGTCGGCGATGGCAGCTACCTGAACAAAGACGCATCCTCGGTTCTCGCCGTGCCCATGGAATTTTTGTTCTTGCTCGATGACACGTCACTTCAGGAGCTGACCGAGATGCGCCTGATGATGGAACCGGCGCTCGCCGCCAAAGCTGCCGAACGTGCGAACTCCCAGCACATCGCCCTCTTGAGGCAATCCATCGTCGATCTTGAACAGAGCAAGCACGACCGCGTCAAGCTGGTAGCAGCGGATATTCTCTTCCACCGTGCCATCTTTCAGGCGTCCGGCAACCGTCTCGTGGGGCGACTCTTTCACACCATTCACCGTGCCATGTTGAATATGATCATGGTGACTTCGCAGCTCGTCGATCTCGAACACACGCTGCACTTCCACAAACCTATTTTGGATGCCATCGAACAGCGTAATCCTGAACTTGCCGCCCGCCTGATGACTGATCACCTGAATGATGCTCAAGATCTGTTGCTACACAGCCGCGATCAGGAAAGATCGCGTAAATTGCGAGATCATCTTGCTGCCAGCTCGTCGCTCCACAAACGCCCTGCCAAGGCAGCGCCGAAATCAACCGGGCGCTCGAAAGCCAAAAAAACTCCAACTCGCATTCATTCATGA
- a CDS encoding phosphopantetheine-binding protein yields the protein MTDDTIQDRVLKVIATTKRIPLADVRPDSSFESLEIDSLDRLNILFGLESEFDIEINDDDAKEIQNIHEMIEGITQLVQANTKTPSSPGE from the coding sequence GTGACAGACGACACCATCCAGGATCGAGTTCTAAAGGTCATCGCGACCACAAAGCGCATCCCTCTCGCGGACGTGCGCCCCGACAGCAGCTTTGAGTCGCTCGAGATCGACTCACTCGACCGTCTCAACATCCTCTTTGGCCTCGAAAGCGAGTTCGACATCGAGATCAACGATGACGATGCCAAGGAGATTCAGAACATTCACGAGATGATCGAAGGCATCACCCAGCTTGTTCAGGCGAATACGAAGACGCCTTCTTCGCCCGGCGAGTAA
- a CDS encoding beta-ketoacyl-[acyl-carrier-protein] synthase family protein produces the protein MHRVVVTGTGVISALGNNASSFWQSMISGTSGIREITSVDVSQLRFKNGAEVLNYVPEEHFALRDIDMMDRFAQFAVVAAREAIAEAGIEWTPELRETTAIVTGSCLGGRSAEESGYWELFHNGKNRVHPYTIPLGMSNAGTSHISMQFGIEGPAYNISTACASSAHAIGDAFWMVRSGVAPMAIAGGSEAPFLLGGLKAWEAMRVVSKDTCRPFSAERSGLVLGEGAAMLVLETLEAALARGARPLAEIVGFGMSADAAHITQPVTKGPVRAMRMALRDANLAPEQIGYINAHGTATEANDRIETAAIRDTFGTHADKLAVSSTKSMHGHALGAAGALEAVASILSLRHGILPPTANFLTADAACNLDVIPNRARATAVEACLSNSFAFGGLNAVLAFKSLG, from the coding sequence ATGCACCGCGTCGTCGTCACGGGAACAGGTGTCATCAGCGCTCTCGGCAACAATGCGTCCAGCTTCTGGCAGTCGATGATCTCAGGGACCTCCGGCATTCGCGAGATCACCAGCGTCGATGTCTCGCAACTCCGCTTCAAGAACGGCGCCGAGGTTCTGAACTACGTCCCCGAGGAGCACTTTGCACTAAGAGATATCGACATGATGGATCGCTTCGCGCAGTTCGCCGTCGTCGCTGCCCGCGAAGCCATCGCCGAAGCCGGCATCGAATGGACCCCGGAGCTGCGCGAAACTACCGCCATCGTTACGGGCTCATGCCTGGGGGGCAGGAGCGCAGAAGAGAGCGGCTACTGGGAGCTCTTCCACAACGGCAAAAATCGCGTCCATCCTTACACCATTCCGCTCGGCATGAGTAACGCCGGCACCAGCCACATCAGTATGCAATTCGGCATCGAAGGCCCCGCATATAACATCTCTACGGCCTGCGCCTCCTCCGCCCACGCCATCGGGGATGCCTTCTGGATGGTCCGCTCCGGCGTCGCTCCCATGGCGATCGCCGGAGGCAGTGAAGCCCCCTTTCTGCTCGGCGGCCTCAAGGCATGGGAGGCAATGCGTGTCGTCAGCAAAGACACCTGCCGCCCTTTCTCCGCCGAGCGCAGCGGCCTCGTCCTTGGCGAAGGAGCCGCAATGCTTGTGCTCGAGACTCTCGAAGCGGCGCTCGCTCGGGGAGCACGCCCCCTCGCCGAGATCGTGGGATTCGGCATGTCGGCTGACGCCGCTCACATCACACAGCCGGTTACCAAAGGCCCCGTTCGAGCAATGCGCATGGCCCTGCGCGACGCCAACCTCGCCCCCGAGCAGATTGGCTACATCAACGCCCATGGAACCGCCACCGAGGCCAACGATCGCATCGAAACCGCCGCCATTCGCGATACCTTCGGGACGCACGCCGACAAGCTCGCTGTCAGCTCTACCAAATCGATGCACGGCCACGCGCTCGGAGCCGCCGGCGCCCTCGAAGCTGTCGCCAGCATTCTCAGCCTCAGGCATGGCATTCTTCCGCCCACCGCCAACTTTCTTACAGCGGATGCCGCCTGCAATCTGGATGTCATCCCCAATCGGGCCCGTGCGACCGCCGTCGAGGCTTGTCTCTCGAACTCGTTCGCCTTTGGCGGACTGAACGCTGTTCTGGCCTTCAAATCTCTAGGCTAG
- a CDS encoding SDR family NAD(P)-dependent oxidoreductase — translation MPVLVTGASGFLGGRLAEVLASQGEQVTVLARRSSDLRHLSAISPHRLRVVRGDLTDRESLIEAVRDATHIFHCAAASTDWASTEVYFGSNVRGTEMLLAAAVEARQLQRFIHVSTTDIYGYPVVPCAETGEVRDIGLPYNRTKILAEEAVWRASSEGLPVTVLRPATIYGPRGKAFVTDFAELLRKGQMAYVSGGRATGGFLYVDNAVDAIIAAARSSETAGQVYNLSDGTGASWKTYVEALAAGLGFKPPWINLSFGAAMAIASAMEAPYRWMRRLPGRPMLTRHAVFLLGRDQEFPNSKARAELGFVSRVSMDEGIARSVEWVKNLEMSSLEI, via the coding sequence GTGCCCGTCCTGGTGACGGGAGCCAGTGGCTTTCTGGGTGGACGGCTGGCGGAGGTGCTGGCGAGCCAAGGCGAGCAGGTGACCGTGCTGGCGCGCCGCAGCTCTGACCTGAGGCATCTTTCAGCAATCTCGCCACACCGGTTGCGTGTCGTTCGCGGAGACCTGACGGACCGCGAATCGCTGATCGAGGCCGTGCGAGATGCTACCCATATCTTTCATTGCGCGGCGGCGTCGACGGACTGGGCTTCTACGGAGGTTTACTTCGGAAGCAATGTCAGAGGTACGGAGATGTTGTTGGCGGCGGCAGTCGAAGCGCGCCAGCTTCAGCGATTCATCCATGTCAGTACGACCGATATTTATGGTTACCCAGTCGTTCCGTGCGCAGAGACGGGTGAGGTGCGCGACATAGGGCTTCCTTATAACCGAACGAAGATTCTGGCAGAAGAGGCAGTATGGCGAGCCTCGAGCGAGGGGCTTCCAGTGACGGTGCTTCGGCCTGCGACCATCTACGGGCCGAGGGGGAAGGCATTCGTTACGGACTTTGCGGAGCTGCTTCGGAAGGGGCAGATGGCGTATGTCAGTGGAGGACGAGCGACTGGCGGCTTTTTGTATGTCGACAATGCCGTAGACGCGATCATTGCAGCGGCGCGTAGCTCAGAGACCGCAGGGCAGGTGTACAACCTGTCGGATGGAACGGGCGCGAGCTGGAAGACCTACGTGGAGGCGCTGGCTGCGGGACTGGGGTTCAAGCCGCCGTGGATCAATCTTTCATTCGGGGCTGCGATGGCTATTGCGAGCGCGATGGAGGCTCCGTACCGCTGGATGAGGAGGCTGCCAGGGCGGCCCATGCTGACGCGTCATGCGGTGTTTCTGCTGGGCAGGGATCAGGAGTTTCCGAACAGCAAGGCCCGGGCTGAACTCGGCTTTGTTTCGCGTGTGTCGATGGATGAGGGTATCGCGCGGTCTGTGGAGTGGGTGAAGAACTTGGAAATGTCTAGCCTAGAGATTTGA
- a CDS encoding aminotransferase class I/II-fold pyridoxal phosphate-dependent enzyme produces the protein MNQSPPLPKNSSTVKKDFPSSSGHMFQDYFIGNVEDSYKKRDLMDARARRIFENTALACSMDAYPFQASLSTRSGPVVEMDGHKMLMLSSYDYLGLIGDPRVDEAAIAAVRKYGTGTGGARLLTGTLDLHHELEEMVARFKGTEAAITFTSGYAANLAVIGALFGPADRVIADALSHRSLMDACRLAGVPIQTFAHNDPTSLRHQLEKETGANRTLIISDGVFSMDGDIGCLPDLIALKNEFNCFLLMDESHASGVLGERGRGTDEHFGVPTAEVDIWTGSLAKAIPSSGGFAAVSQRLAIFLQHASAPFIFSGAMAAPVAAATCAALKILKDEPERVARLQVNALFLREGLQSLGYDTGLSETAVIPVMLHDDAKTALFARKLRDYGILVSPVLFPAVAQGSARLRLCVTAAHTEEHLQFALDVFEKMRSA, from the coding sequence ATGAATCAGTCCCCGCCCCTTCCAAAGAATTCCTCCACGGTCAAGAAGGATTTTCCCTCGTCTTCGGGGCATATGTTTCAGGACTACTTCATTGGCAACGTTGAAGACAGCTATAAAAAGCGTGATCTGATGGATGCGCGGGCGCGAAGAATATTTGAAAATACAGCGCTGGCATGTTCCATGGACGCTTATCCATTTCAGGCTTCTCTGAGCACGCGGTCTGGGCCGGTAGTCGAAATGGACGGCCACAAGATGCTGATGCTGTCATCGTACGACTACCTGGGGCTCATCGGGGACCCAAGGGTAGACGAGGCGGCGATAGCGGCCGTACGGAAGTACGGCACGGGGACAGGGGGAGCCCGTCTTTTGACCGGCACGCTCGATCTTCATCACGAGTTGGAAGAGATGGTGGCGCGGTTCAAAGGGACGGAGGCGGCGATCACCTTTACGTCTGGATACGCGGCAAATCTTGCCGTCATCGGCGCATTGTTCGGGCCTGCCGATCGCGTTATTGCAGATGCTTTGTCGCACCGGAGCCTTATGGATGCCTGTCGCCTGGCGGGTGTTCCCATCCAGACTTTTGCGCACAATGACCCCACCTCCCTGCGGCATCAGTTGGAGAAGGAGACCGGAGCCAATCGCACGCTGATTATCTCCGATGGAGTGTTTTCGATGGACGGCGACATCGGTTGCCTTCCAGACCTGATCGCCCTGAAGAATGAGTTTAATTGCTTTCTCCTGATGGATGAGTCGCACGCCAGCGGCGTGTTGGGCGAGCGCGGGAGAGGGACGGATGAGCACTTCGGTGTGCCGACGGCGGAGGTCGATATCTGGACCGGGTCCTTGGCAAAGGCGATTCCATCCAGTGGCGGATTTGCGGCGGTCTCGCAACGGCTGGCTATTTTTCTGCAGCATGCTTCGGCCCCGTTTATCTTTTCGGGCGCAATGGCTGCGCCAGTTGCCGCGGCTACTTGTGCGGCGCTGAAAATTCTAAAAGATGAACCGGAGCGAGTTGCTCGGCTGCAGGTGAATGCGCTATTTCTTCGCGAGGGGTTGCAAAGCCTCGGATATGACACAGGGCTGTCGGAGACGGCGGTGATTCCGGTGATGCTGCACGATGACGCCAAGACGGCACTGTTTGCGCGGAAGCTGCGCGACTACGGGATTCTGGTCTCTCCGGTGTTATTTCCGGCAGTGGCGCAGGGTTCAGCCCGACTGAGGCTGTGCGTGACGGCTGCGCATACGGAGGAGCATCTCCAGTTTGCGCTTGATGTTTTCGAGAAGATGCGGAGCGCATAA